The genomic region ATTATAGTTCTTTTTACTACTGAAACTATTTAGTCTTTAAGTTCAGTTGTCTGTCTGTGTGTGTAGGCAAATATAATACCCAGAAATTTGATATTGCTCCACTAGTTTTTCCTACCAGAGTTGTCTGCCTGTCATTACTATTGCTTTGATTCCTAAACCAATGTGCTGTTTTTTGaccttgtgtgtgtgtgtgtgtgtgtgtgtgtgtgtggctaTGCTTAGCCAAATATAACACCAAGAAATTTGATATTGCTCCACTAGTTTTTCCTACTGGAGTTTTCTACCTGTCATTACTATCGCTTTGATTCGTAAACCAATGTGCTGTTTTTGACCTTTTGGATGACTCTAGCTGAAAACTTGAACCACACTGCAGTATGATGTTAGCTTTTAATATCTCTACTTATGATATTTTCACTTTGCTAGATATTTGAAGCAGCAAGCATCTTTGGCAAATAGATCGTTATCcaagtataatttttttaatacatatTTCTACAAGAAGCTTCAGGAGGCTATTTCGGTTAAGGTAATATATTACCTTTATGCATATGCATAGCTGTATTTATGTCATTATGTGCATGTATGGCAATAATTTTCTAATTATTTGCAAGTAGAGTTTAGATATTTAAGATCATCACATTCTTAATTGTTCTATTCTAAAAATAATATGTCCTTTACTGGCTGCTGGTTTGACTGATAGCTGATAACGTATTAATGATGTTTAACTTCTGTTATTAAATATGTTTTTAGTTGATAGTTTTGAAGGAAACATTCAATTGATCACCATACAAGTGCAAATGACTGATCGAAGAACTATTTCTCGGATAGCATAAACTATTAGTTTATCACTTGTATCATGACCCTTTtgcaatgtttttttttttttttgcactgtacttgtgacaaccaaaacgtttgtacgaaggaatttttgtcggtttagagactatatctacaacgcgactgtttttatgatattctttactggcaaaaatcctaacgtcaagttACTATGGGGAAAGTAATCTAGAAATTGGAGTGGGATATTTGATAGTTCATTAGTTAGAATGCATGATAGAGAACAAGTGAATAATAGGTgtaattattattcttattaatagTTAAATTTCAGCTAGGTATTGTCTGCATTTCAAGCCTAAAGGCTTTTTTATGTGAGGGAGGGTATAAGAGACAAAGTGCATCCACGTGCCCTAACCTAGCAACTTAGGCATTTTGGAGtgttaatttttagtatgttctcTAATTCATTTTCCCATTAAATGATATAGCAAAGTGACAGAGGAACATTCTTTGTCAAATTCAGAAGGTGGTGGAAGGGTGTAAATATATTTCAGAAGGCCTATGTTTTGGTGTTTAGGAAGTTATGGGTCAAGAATTTTCTCACGAAGGGGTTAATAGCGAGCATACATCATATGATCAATATGAGCAGGAGGAAGAAAAACATGAGGAAATTGACGTGGATTATATGGATGAGGACGACACAAATGTGGAACCAATGTTCGATTATCACGGCTTCGATGAAGGGTATAACATTGACTCACTTGAAGACATTGGGATGATTGAATTTTGGAACATCAGAGATGAAGATGTATGTCATTTTCACTTTTCTGATGTCGACATTGCATTTGAGTTCTACAATAGATATGCAAGGACAAGAGGCTTTAGTGCTCGGAAGAACAGGACTAGGAAGAGTCGTGCGGGCGCACTTAAGTTGAAGAATTTTGTATGTCATCGTGAAGGATTTAGACCGCCAAATAATTACGGCATCGGAAACCTTAAGAGAAAACCTACACCCGAGACAAGGTGTGGCTACAGTGCAATGATGGAGATTCGTGTAGATGCACCTAGCGGTCGTtggtttatttcttatttttctgaTGAACACAATCATCCGCTTCTGGATCCTCGGTTGACTGGATTGCTCCCTGGGCATAGATTCATGTCCGAGGCTGATATTGGCCACATGGTTAACATGAAAAAGGGTGGGATTAGTGTTGGGCAGATATATCGGGCATTAGCAAATCAGGCAGGTGGCTACGAGTATCTCTCTTTCACGCAAAGGGACATGTATAATAAAATAGCAAAGCAGAGGCGCCAATTACCCGGTGATGCATATGCAGCTTTGAAGGCCTTGGAAATGACACATTTGATAATAACTTGGATGACCACATGAACATTGAAGATGACTCATTAGTAAGTATCTTTACGAATGAGGTATGACAAAGTTTTATTTGCTGCTTATTAGCTAGTACTAATGATATTATATTGCTGATATTATATGTATATGATGAGAGTGCTTCCTACAGTAGCAATGAAGTGCTGTAATAAGGTATGGTTAATGCTTTAAGTTTCTGGTATCCTCTAATTTTTAGTTGATTTGGGATtggtgtaatttttaatttatttttgtaatatTTAATCTTATTCGAATTCAGCTTTTGTGATGGTTGATGTTGTTCGTGTTTATAACTAAAGGTTGAGGTTTGTACTCTTGTTATGGCATCATAGAAATGTGAAGCATTTGCTTTTTTATTCCATCAtagaaatgaaaaaagaaaaaggtatCTTGGTTGATATATGTGGAGATCATATCCCCGATGATCTGTCAAAATAAATGGAACTTGATTTTGATTTGCTTTctagtgtgtgtatatatatgtgcAACAATGTTAACCGATTCTTTGCCTTCTGGCTAAGGTACATGGGGTACTTTTTGCTGTTActgattttctttgaattttagATTGAGTAGCTGAAATGATGTTTTCTTGGATCAAAACTTTATCATCTTGTAAGCAGATGACTTAAAAGTAACAGGCGTTGGGTGGTTTGCTgctggattttgtgttttctaGTAAATGAATGAGCTATTATTTGATAGATTAAATCAGACAGCTAGGGATGTTGCCTATGTACAATGGCCAAGTGCTGCAATGATGAATGCACATTCATATGACCAATTTAGGCATGCTGTTTTCCAGGTAAGCCACAGTTTAATTTACTCAATTCAATTACTTGGTTTACACAAATGTTTCTGTACTAGCTTTAAAATACCGATACATGTTAGAAATAAATTGAATCTTCTTTAAAAAAGGAGGGAAAAAGTAAAGATCATAGGTTTAATTGGCTCTTGGTTGTTTAAATTAGCTTGTTGGGTTTGCAATTTGCAATGTTCTCATGCATGGTAATTGTGTCGTTTTTGGATAGACTTCTTTGATAACATACCACTCAAAGATTTGGACTTCAGGCCATTTTGATTATCCAACTTCTTGTGTCGTTTATTCAAATTGTGTGATGTATTGACATCTTTCCATCCCAAACAGTTGTGCTTATCTTCAAAATCTGTGATTTTCATGATAATGCACTACTTCACTTTGATTGAATCCTGCTTCCCTGCCAAGTGTTAAGGAATCTtgttttctcttttatattttcacaatatatacttttattaattttgtaTCATGATTCATCTCATAAGGATTTGTATCTGTATTGCAGGCTTCGTTTGGTCAACAGCCGTTGAGCTTTGACTATTCACAAAACTACTAGATGACATTTTAGGGGGGGGGGGAGTTATGGAATTGGATGCAGAAGTTGTTACCTTAGTATGTTTAGTTATTTCATGTTAGGTTTGTTCTTGAGTATTCTATCATAGACATTTGTTGCTGTTGTAGTATGTCTTTGACTTTCAGTTTTGATGGGTTATACTAGCATATATGATATCATATCTGGTACTTCTAGTTTGACAGTCTATATAAAATAGTAAATTTATTTCTAGACTTAAATTTGTGATAAGGTTTCGGTGCTGTTTTTAAACACCTTGTTAAAGTTGTGGAGGCTAATAGAATAAACTAAAATTTAGCTAAaacaaaatttcattattttatgCTTTTTATTCACAAAAATATTAGAGGGATGAGAATATTCAATTTAAATATTATAGTAATTTATCCCTTAAGGTTTAAACCTTTTCCCCATTTCTTTTAGATTAATTTTTCAATAACAGAAGAGCTTGGAAAAagctattatata from Arachis ipaensis cultivar K30076 chromosome B02, Araip1.1, whole genome shotgun sequence harbors:
- the LOC107624511 gene encoding protein FAR1-RELATED SEQUENCE 11-like → MGQEFSHEGVNSEHTSYDQYEQEEEKHEEIDVDYMDEDDTNVEPMFDYHGFDEGYNIDSLEDIGMIEFWNIRDEDVCHFHFSDVDIAFEFYNRYARTRGFSARKNRTRKSRAGALKLKNFVCHREGFRPPNNYGIGNLKRKPTPETRCGYSAMMEIRVDAPSGRWFISYFSDEHNHPLLDPRLTGLLPGHRFMSEADIGHMVNMKKGGISVGQIYRALANQAGGYEYLSFTQRDMYNKIAKQRRQLPGDAYAALKALEMTHLIITWMTT